Proteins encoded together in one Benincasa hispida cultivar B227 chromosome 1, ASM972705v1, whole genome shotgun sequence window:
- the LOC120069810 gene encoding uncharacterized protein LOC120069810 isoform X4, whose translation MDGSRSSGDLQSILDAISSSDVVESRVQLLNKLEDFELSSKSDLIALVESLVIFWENFTCLDVTQCLLNRTILLVAVKRVEKDIADCLPQFLTLGVKASIWCRKHLKMTLMSIQESQEEEHSNLFFQLLLDALKFSAASFSALAKCPPSEDKALMNSVENFTLEQLNLMIESVSEIQQSIREFGSEILKAVQMVIDATIKFSEFHSQSLDWESSGEEFDKTSSSVNHVINVHKRIIEKLCELGTIAAKGGGGLVTILNVSWKGVFTLLQHGKVVLSSKLNIAAIILNLVSLVIKPLQCASATWPSVMKEAVSATDARRIFLPVKFFLINAVKISCLCPSQAYLVRKEIILCVLVISTYKVWLSNEKLLETVTEAITELLEQPCSDLVKCILNSTDLKQDLKHEIMDLLFTTKRCSFPDGDPSACFKIDSVNGIFNTNCEGMNDAKTLLLGRINFLLNLMRHSFDLSDDAKLLITTKLNWLLDVLVQEDVYASVLLLQVPFLYFSGKTTELKWFPLLSSLLHALKTFMVAVSKTYAWLELQSFLLDNLLHPHFLCWDIVMELWCFMLRYADNGLVNGVISNLFSIMKLLASSEPVLVYSSALRKMARSITMLLTYGAHTKLNEICESIFIQDKSQLSIVIWVALILEGFPLNLLSEKMKNIAIQSMIRDYLSFIGNFNETSMLASSVTIGLPVFSASTTVQSMKLSTSDIDVRTLKFLLTLLRSYKISGVEQAKGVCRQLISETLGIISCMKHLYAANEMEEVILELEKLFISGPTASDALLYECKPGLAPFLAGLAHIKMTETDDNAKSCAVWELYHMLFKERHWAFIHLGLTAFGYFAARTSCDELWRFVPQNAALSYDLESGKQM comes from the exons ATGGACGGAAGTAGATCAAGCGGCGATTTGCAGAGCATTCTCGATGCCATTTCGTCTTCAGAT GTCGTTGAGAGTCGTGTTCAGTTGCTCAATAAACTGGAGGATTTCGAGTTATCAAGTAAATCAGACTTGATTGCATTAGTCGAAAGTCTTGTA ATATTTTGGGAAAATTTCACCTGTTTGGATGTGACGCAATGCCTTTTGAATAGAACTATTTTACTCGTGGCTGTAAAACGAGTGGAGAAGGACATAGCTGACTGTCTACCTCAGTTTCTCACACTCGGAGTCAAG GCAAGTATCTGGTGTAGAAAGCATCTAAAGATGACGCTTATGTCAATCCAGGAGTCACAGGAAGAGGAGCATTCGAACCTGTTCTTTCAG CTTCTTTTGGATGCATTGAAATTTTCTGCTGCTAGCTTTTCAGCTCTGGCAAAATGTCCTCCTTCTGAAGACAAGGCGTTGATGAATTCCGTTGAGAATTTTACCTTGGAACAGTTGAATTTAATGATTGAATCAGTATCAGAAATTCAG CAGAGTATTCGTGAATTTGGCTCAGAAATATTGAAAGCTGTTCAGATGGTCATTGATGCGACAATAAAATTTTCCGAGTTTCACTCACAAAGCCTAGATTGGGAGTCCTCTGGTGAAGAATTTGATAAAACCAGCAGTTCTGTTAACCATGTCATAAACGTACACAAGCGTATAATTGAGAAGTTATGTGAATTGGGCACCATTGCAGCCAAAGGTGGTGGAGGATTGGTGACCATTCTTAATGTGTCATGGAAAGGAGTGTTTACCTTGCTTCAACATGGAAAAGTGGTGTTATCATCAAAGTTGAACATAGCAGCCATTATTCTAAATCTAGTTTCACTTGTCATCAAGCCTCTGCAATGTGCATCAGCGACTTGGCCTTCTGTAATGAAAGAAGCTGTCTCTGCAACTGATGCCAGACGGATATTTCTTCCAGTCAAATTTTTTCTGATTAATGCTGTGAAAATATCATGCCTTTGTCCTTCCCAAGCTTATCTAGTACGTAAGGAGATTATTCTCTGTGTCCTTGTGATCTCCACATATAAAGTTTGGCTAAGCAATGAAAAGTTACTGGAAACTGTGACTGAAGCGATCACTGAACTTTTGGAGCAACCGTGCTCGGACTTAGTCAAGTGTATACTAAATTCCACTGATCTAAAACAAGACCTGAAACATGAGATAATGGATTTGTTATTCACTACCAAAAGGTGTTCTTTTCCAGATGGAGATCCTAGCGCTTGTTTTAAGATAGATTCAGTGAATGGAATTTTTAACACTAATTGTGAGGGCATGAATGATGCCAAAACCCTATTGCTTGGTCGCATTAATTTTCTACTTAATTTGATGAGGCATTCTTTTGATCTCAGTGATGATGCAAAACTTCTGATCACCACAAAACTCAATTGGCTTTTGGACGTTTTAGTTCAAGAAGATGTATATGCATCAGTTCTTCTCCTGCAAGTTCCTTTCTTATATTTCTCAGGCAAAACTACAGAGCTAAAGTGGTTTCCTCTATTATCTTCTCTTTTGCATGCATTGAAGACTTTCATGGTTGCAGTCTCCAAGACTTATGCTTGGCTAGAATTGCAATCCTTCTTGCTCGACAATCTCTTGCATCCTCATTTTCTTTGCTGGGACATTGTTATGGAACTTTGGTGCTTTATGTTGCGCTATGCTGATAATGGCCTGGTGAATGGTGTCATCTCTAATCTTTTTTCTATAATGAAGTTGTTGGCATCATCAGAGCCAGTTCTCGTTTACAGTTCTGCTTTGAGAAAAATGGCTAGGTCTATAACTATGCTACTGACATATGGTGCACATACTAAACTAAACGAGATTTGTGAGTCTATTTTCATTCAAGACAAATCTCAGCTGTCGATTGTGATATGGGTTGCCTTGATCTTGGAAGGCTTTCCCTTGAACTTACTTTCTGAGAAGATGAAAAATATTGCTATTCAGAGTATGATTCGTGATTATTTGAGCTTCATTGGTAATTTCAATGAGACTTCAATGTTGGCTTCCTCTGTGACTATTGGGTTGCCAGTATTTTCTGCATCTACTACAGTACAATCCAT GAAGTTAAGCACCTCTGATATTGATGTGAGAACGTTGAAGTTCTTACTTACTCTTCTTCGTAGCTACAAAATCTCTGGCGTTGAACAAGCAAAGGGAGTCTGTAGACAACTAATATCTGAAACATTGGGGATCATCTCGTGCATGAAGCACCTTTATGCAGCTAATGAGATGGAGGAAgtcatcttggagcttgaaaaGCTTTTTATCTCAGGACCAACGGCCTCAGATGCTCTGTTATATGAATGCAAACCAGGTTTGGCTCCTTTCCTGGCAGGGCTTGCACACATTAAAATGACTGAAACTGATGATAATGCAAAAAGCTGTGCTGTGTGGGAGTTATATCACATGTTATTTAAGGAGCGTCACTGGGCATTTATACATTTGGGGCTAACAGCTTTTGGATATTTTGCGGCACGTACTTCTTGTGATGAGCTGTGGAGATTTGTGCCGCAGAATGCAGCTCTTTCATATGATTTGGAATCAGGAAAACAG ATGTAA
- the LOC120069810 gene encoding uncharacterized protein LOC120069810 isoform X1 has product MDGSRSSGDLQSILDAISSSDVVESRVQLLNKLEDFELSSKSDLIALVESLVIFWENFTCLDVTQCLLNRTILLVAVKRVEKDIADCLPQFLTLGVKASIWCRKHLKMTLMSIQESQEEEHSNLFFQLLLDALKFSAASFSALAKCPPSEDKALMNSVENFTLEQLNLMIESVSEIQQSIREFGSEILKAVQMVIDATIKFSEFHSQSLDWESSGEEFDKTSSSVNHVINVHKRIIEKLCELGTIAAKGGGGLVTILNVSWKGVFTLLQHGKVVLSSKLNIAAIILNLVSLVIKPLQCASATWPSVMKEAVSATDARRIFLPVKFFLINAVKISCLCPSQAYLVRKEIILCVLVISTYKVWLSNEKLLETVTEAITELLEQPCSDLVKCILNSTDLKQDLKHEIMDLLFTTKRCSFPDGDPSACFKIDSVNGIFNTNCEGMNDAKTLLLGRINFLLNLMRHSFDLSDDAKLLITTKLNWLLDVLVQEDVYASVLLLQVPFLYFSGKTTELKWFPLLSSLLHALKTFMVAVSKTYAWLELQSFLLDNLLHPHFLCWDIVMELWCFMLRYADNGLVNGVISNLFSIMKLLASSEPVLVYSSALRKMARSITMLLTYGAHTKLNEICESIFIQDKSQLSIVIWVALILEGFPLNLLSEKMKNIAIQSMIRDYLSFIGNFNETSMLASSVTIGLPVFSASTTVQSMKLSTSDIDVRTLKFLLTLLRSYKISGVEQAKGVCRQLISETLGIISCMKHLYAANEMEEVILELEKLFISGPTASDALLYECKPGLAPFLAGLAHIKMTETDDNAKSCAVWELYHMLFKERHWAFIHLGLTAFGYFAARTSCDELWRFVPQNAALSYDLESGKQVNEEGFMLEFKIFLEKEMALLTVTPSSEELALLMKEGLVLKDMLNTTLKLCGTGNRCKSMEIDEGPSSRKRKLPEGISKGMELLKNGLKFMRQGLSLFEESHVDSRELHNKIRSHFSGLEDEIYRLGSQGGVD; this is encoded by the exons ATGGACGGAAGTAGATCAAGCGGCGATTTGCAGAGCATTCTCGATGCCATTTCGTCTTCAGAT GTCGTTGAGAGTCGTGTTCAGTTGCTCAATAAACTGGAGGATTTCGAGTTATCAAGTAAATCAGACTTGATTGCATTAGTCGAAAGTCTTGTA ATATTTTGGGAAAATTTCACCTGTTTGGATGTGACGCAATGCCTTTTGAATAGAACTATTTTACTCGTGGCTGTAAAACGAGTGGAGAAGGACATAGCTGACTGTCTACCTCAGTTTCTCACACTCGGAGTCAAG GCAAGTATCTGGTGTAGAAAGCATCTAAAGATGACGCTTATGTCAATCCAGGAGTCACAGGAAGAGGAGCATTCGAACCTGTTCTTTCAG CTTCTTTTGGATGCATTGAAATTTTCTGCTGCTAGCTTTTCAGCTCTGGCAAAATGTCCTCCTTCTGAAGACAAGGCGTTGATGAATTCCGTTGAGAATTTTACCTTGGAACAGTTGAATTTAATGATTGAATCAGTATCAGAAATTCAG CAGAGTATTCGTGAATTTGGCTCAGAAATATTGAAAGCTGTTCAGATGGTCATTGATGCGACAATAAAATTTTCCGAGTTTCACTCACAAAGCCTAGATTGGGAGTCCTCTGGTGAAGAATTTGATAAAACCAGCAGTTCTGTTAACCATGTCATAAACGTACACAAGCGTATAATTGAGAAGTTATGTGAATTGGGCACCATTGCAGCCAAAGGTGGTGGAGGATTGGTGACCATTCTTAATGTGTCATGGAAAGGAGTGTTTACCTTGCTTCAACATGGAAAAGTGGTGTTATCATCAAAGTTGAACATAGCAGCCATTATTCTAAATCTAGTTTCACTTGTCATCAAGCCTCTGCAATGTGCATCAGCGACTTGGCCTTCTGTAATGAAAGAAGCTGTCTCTGCAACTGATGCCAGACGGATATTTCTTCCAGTCAAATTTTTTCTGATTAATGCTGTGAAAATATCATGCCTTTGTCCTTCCCAAGCTTATCTAGTACGTAAGGAGATTATTCTCTGTGTCCTTGTGATCTCCACATATAAAGTTTGGCTAAGCAATGAAAAGTTACTGGAAACTGTGACTGAAGCGATCACTGAACTTTTGGAGCAACCGTGCTCGGACTTAGTCAAGTGTATACTAAATTCCACTGATCTAAAACAAGACCTGAAACATGAGATAATGGATTTGTTATTCACTACCAAAAGGTGTTCTTTTCCAGATGGAGATCCTAGCGCTTGTTTTAAGATAGATTCAGTGAATGGAATTTTTAACACTAATTGTGAGGGCATGAATGATGCCAAAACCCTATTGCTTGGTCGCATTAATTTTCTACTTAATTTGATGAGGCATTCTTTTGATCTCAGTGATGATGCAAAACTTCTGATCACCACAAAACTCAATTGGCTTTTGGACGTTTTAGTTCAAGAAGATGTATATGCATCAGTTCTTCTCCTGCAAGTTCCTTTCTTATATTTCTCAGGCAAAACTACAGAGCTAAAGTGGTTTCCTCTATTATCTTCTCTTTTGCATGCATTGAAGACTTTCATGGTTGCAGTCTCCAAGACTTATGCTTGGCTAGAATTGCAATCCTTCTTGCTCGACAATCTCTTGCATCCTCATTTTCTTTGCTGGGACATTGTTATGGAACTTTGGTGCTTTATGTTGCGCTATGCTGATAATGGCCTGGTGAATGGTGTCATCTCTAATCTTTTTTCTATAATGAAGTTGTTGGCATCATCAGAGCCAGTTCTCGTTTACAGTTCTGCTTTGAGAAAAATGGCTAGGTCTATAACTATGCTACTGACATATGGTGCACATACTAAACTAAACGAGATTTGTGAGTCTATTTTCATTCAAGACAAATCTCAGCTGTCGATTGTGATATGGGTTGCCTTGATCTTGGAAGGCTTTCCCTTGAACTTACTTTCTGAGAAGATGAAAAATATTGCTATTCAGAGTATGATTCGTGATTATTTGAGCTTCATTGGTAATTTCAATGAGACTTCAATGTTGGCTTCCTCTGTGACTATTGGGTTGCCAGTATTTTCTGCATCTACTACAGTACAATCCAT GAAGTTAAGCACCTCTGATATTGATGTGAGAACGTTGAAGTTCTTACTTACTCTTCTTCGTAGCTACAAAATCTCTGGCGTTGAACAAGCAAAGGGAGTCTGTAGACAACTAATATCTGAAACATTGGGGATCATCTCGTGCATGAAGCACCTTTATGCAGCTAATGAGATGGAGGAAgtcatcttggagcttgaaaaGCTTTTTATCTCAGGACCAACGGCCTCAGATGCTCTGTTATATGAATGCAAACCAGGTTTGGCTCCTTTCCTGGCAGGGCTTGCACACATTAAAATGACTGAAACTGATGATAATGCAAAAAGCTGTGCTGTGTGGGAGTTATATCACATGTTATTTAAGGAGCGTCACTGGGCATTTATACATTTGGGGCTAACAGCTTTTGGATATTTTGCGGCACGTACTTCTTGTGATGAGCTGTGGAGATTTGTGCCGCAGAATGCAGCTCTTTCATATGATTTGGAATCAGGAAAACAGGTAAATGAAGAGGGATTTATGttagagtttaaaatatttcttgAGAAGGAAATGGCTCTCCTCACAGTAACACCGAGCTCTGAGGAGCTAGCACTGCTTATGAAAGAAGGACTTGTGTTAAAGGATATGTTGAATACGACATTGAAATTATGTGGAACTGGCAACAGATGTAAGAGCATGGAGATCGATGAAGGACCATCTAGCAGGAAAAGAAAGCTTCCTGAAGGAATCAGTAAGGGAATGGAATTGCtaaagaatggattaaagtTTATGCGCCAGGGCCTCTCACTGTTTGAAGAAAGTCATGTCGATTCCAGAGAACTTCATAACAAAATTCGGAGTCACTTTTCTGGCCTCGAAGATGAAATATATCGCCTGGGCAGCCAGGGCGGAGTTGACTAA
- the LOC120069810 gene encoding uncharacterized protein LOC120069810 isoform X2 produces the protein MDGSRSSGDLQSILDAISSSDVVESRVQLLNKLEDFELSSKSDLIALVESLVIFWENFTCLDVTQCLLNRTILLVAVKRVEKDIADCLPQFLTLGVKASIWCRKHLKMTLMSIQESQEEEHSNLFFQLLLDALKFSAASFSALAKCPPSEDKALMNSVENFTLEQLNLMIESVSEIQSIREFGSEILKAVQMVIDATIKFSEFHSQSLDWESSGEEFDKTSSSVNHVINVHKRIIEKLCELGTIAAKGGGGLVTILNVSWKGVFTLLQHGKVVLSSKLNIAAIILNLVSLVIKPLQCASATWPSVMKEAVSATDARRIFLPVKFFLINAVKISCLCPSQAYLVRKEIILCVLVISTYKVWLSNEKLLETVTEAITELLEQPCSDLVKCILNSTDLKQDLKHEIMDLLFTTKRCSFPDGDPSACFKIDSVNGIFNTNCEGMNDAKTLLLGRINFLLNLMRHSFDLSDDAKLLITTKLNWLLDVLVQEDVYASVLLLQVPFLYFSGKTTELKWFPLLSSLLHALKTFMVAVSKTYAWLELQSFLLDNLLHPHFLCWDIVMELWCFMLRYADNGLVNGVISNLFSIMKLLASSEPVLVYSSALRKMARSITMLLTYGAHTKLNEICESIFIQDKSQLSIVIWVALILEGFPLNLLSEKMKNIAIQSMIRDYLSFIGNFNETSMLASSVTIGLPVFSASTTVQSMKLSTSDIDVRTLKFLLTLLRSYKISGVEQAKGVCRQLISETLGIISCMKHLYAANEMEEVILELEKLFISGPTASDALLYECKPGLAPFLAGLAHIKMTETDDNAKSCAVWELYHMLFKERHWAFIHLGLTAFGYFAARTSCDELWRFVPQNAALSYDLESGKQVNEEGFMLEFKIFLEKEMALLTVTPSSEELALLMKEGLVLKDMLNTTLKLCGTGNRCKSMEIDEGPSSRKRKLPEGISKGMELLKNGLKFMRQGLSLFEESHVDSRELHNKIRSHFSGLEDEIYRLGSQGGVD, from the exons ATGGACGGAAGTAGATCAAGCGGCGATTTGCAGAGCATTCTCGATGCCATTTCGTCTTCAGAT GTCGTTGAGAGTCGTGTTCAGTTGCTCAATAAACTGGAGGATTTCGAGTTATCAAGTAAATCAGACTTGATTGCATTAGTCGAAAGTCTTGTA ATATTTTGGGAAAATTTCACCTGTTTGGATGTGACGCAATGCCTTTTGAATAGAACTATTTTACTCGTGGCTGTAAAACGAGTGGAGAAGGACATAGCTGACTGTCTACCTCAGTTTCTCACACTCGGAGTCAAG GCAAGTATCTGGTGTAGAAAGCATCTAAAGATGACGCTTATGTCAATCCAGGAGTCACAGGAAGAGGAGCATTCGAACCTGTTCTTTCAG CTTCTTTTGGATGCATTGAAATTTTCTGCTGCTAGCTTTTCAGCTCTGGCAAAATGTCCTCCTTCTGAAGACAAGGCGTTGATGAATTCCGTTGAGAATTTTACCTTGGAACAGTTGAATTTAATGATTGAATCAGTATCAGAAATTCAG AGTATTCGTGAATTTGGCTCAGAAATATTGAAAGCTGTTCAGATGGTCATTGATGCGACAATAAAATTTTCCGAGTTTCACTCACAAAGCCTAGATTGGGAGTCCTCTGGTGAAGAATTTGATAAAACCAGCAGTTCTGTTAACCATGTCATAAACGTACACAAGCGTATAATTGAGAAGTTATGTGAATTGGGCACCATTGCAGCCAAAGGTGGTGGAGGATTGGTGACCATTCTTAATGTGTCATGGAAAGGAGTGTTTACCTTGCTTCAACATGGAAAAGTGGTGTTATCATCAAAGTTGAACATAGCAGCCATTATTCTAAATCTAGTTTCACTTGTCATCAAGCCTCTGCAATGTGCATCAGCGACTTGGCCTTCTGTAATGAAAGAAGCTGTCTCTGCAACTGATGCCAGACGGATATTTCTTCCAGTCAAATTTTTTCTGATTAATGCTGTGAAAATATCATGCCTTTGTCCTTCCCAAGCTTATCTAGTACGTAAGGAGATTATTCTCTGTGTCCTTGTGATCTCCACATATAAAGTTTGGCTAAGCAATGAAAAGTTACTGGAAACTGTGACTGAAGCGATCACTGAACTTTTGGAGCAACCGTGCTCGGACTTAGTCAAGTGTATACTAAATTCCACTGATCTAAAACAAGACCTGAAACATGAGATAATGGATTTGTTATTCACTACCAAAAGGTGTTCTTTTCCAGATGGAGATCCTAGCGCTTGTTTTAAGATAGATTCAGTGAATGGAATTTTTAACACTAATTGTGAGGGCATGAATGATGCCAAAACCCTATTGCTTGGTCGCATTAATTTTCTACTTAATTTGATGAGGCATTCTTTTGATCTCAGTGATGATGCAAAACTTCTGATCACCACAAAACTCAATTGGCTTTTGGACGTTTTAGTTCAAGAAGATGTATATGCATCAGTTCTTCTCCTGCAAGTTCCTTTCTTATATTTCTCAGGCAAAACTACAGAGCTAAAGTGGTTTCCTCTATTATCTTCTCTTTTGCATGCATTGAAGACTTTCATGGTTGCAGTCTCCAAGACTTATGCTTGGCTAGAATTGCAATCCTTCTTGCTCGACAATCTCTTGCATCCTCATTTTCTTTGCTGGGACATTGTTATGGAACTTTGGTGCTTTATGTTGCGCTATGCTGATAATGGCCTGGTGAATGGTGTCATCTCTAATCTTTTTTCTATAATGAAGTTGTTGGCATCATCAGAGCCAGTTCTCGTTTACAGTTCTGCTTTGAGAAAAATGGCTAGGTCTATAACTATGCTACTGACATATGGTGCACATACTAAACTAAACGAGATTTGTGAGTCTATTTTCATTCAAGACAAATCTCAGCTGTCGATTGTGATATGGGTTGCCTTGATCTTGGAAGGCTTTCCCTTGAACTTACTTTCTGAGAAGATGAAAAATATTGCTATTCAGAGTATGATTCGTGATTATTTGAGCTTCATTGGTAATTTCAATGAGACTTCAATGTTGGCTTCCTCTGTGACTATTGGGTTGCCAGTATTTTCTGCATCTACTACAGTACAATCCAT GAAGTTAAGCACCTCTGATATTGATGTGAGAACGTTGAAGTTCTTACTTACTCTTCTTCGTAGCTACAAAATCTCTGGCGTTGAACAAGCAAAGGGAGTCTGTAGACAACTAATATCTGAAACATTGGGGATCATCTCGTGCATGAAGCACCTTTATGCAGCTAATGAGATGGAGGAAgtcatcttggagcttgaaaaGCTTTTTATCTCAGGACCAACGGCCTCAGATGCTCTGTTATATGAATGCAAACCAGGTTTGGCTCCTTTCCTGGCAGGGCTTGCACACATTAAAATGACTGAAACTGATGATAATGCAAAAAGCTGTGCTGTGTGGGAGTTATATCACATGTTATTTAAGGAGCGTCACTGGGCATTTATACATTTGGGGCTAACAGCTTTTGGATATTTTGCGGCACGTACTTCTTGTGATGAGCTGTGGAGATTTGTGCCGCAGAATGCAGCTCTTTCATATGATTTGGAATCAGGAAAACAGGTAAATGAAGAGGGATTTATGttagagtttaaaatatttcttgAGAAGGAAATGGCTCTCCTCACAGTAACACCGAGCTCTGAGGAGCTAGCACTGCTTATGAAAGAAGGACTTGTGTTAAAGGATATGTTGAATACGACATTGAAATTATGTGGAACTGGCAACAGATGTAAGAGCATGGAGATCGATGAAGGACCATCTAGCAGGAAAAGAAAGCTTCCTGAAGGAATCAGTAAGGGAATGGAATTGCtaaagaatggattaaagtTTATGCGCCAGGGCCTCTCACTGTTTGAAGAAAGTCATGTCGATTCCAGAGAACTTCATAACAAAATTCGGAGTCACTTTTCTGGCCTCGAAGATGAAATATATCGCCTGGGCAGCCAGGGCGGAGTTGACTAA